In the genome of bacterium, one region contains:
- a CDS encoding ABC transporter substrate-binding protein, with translation MRRIVFGFVFALAVCVALVACEQKRVAVGEKAPAPQSPPADPGSSASPESAKENLVIFSWWTAGGEADGLAELIRLFEAKYPNTAVENAAVAGGAGTNAKAVLKTRMLGGDAPGTFQVHGGSELIDGWVKTGYMAPLDDLFESRIPRDKFPAQLLDMVTHEGSIYSVPSNVHRGNVLWFNKKVFDDAGLSPPGTLEEMIGVSKILKARGITPLALGSRNKWETLHLFEGLLLAAAGPDGYRDLFAGKTPFDSAAVKEALKRLAALMEFVNADHSALTWDQACGLVQEGKAAMTVMGDWAKGYFLAQGWTAGVDYGAVPAPGTVGQFIVVTDTFGLPKKAPNPEATRNLLEIIGSIDGQVAFNVKKGSIPARTDAPMDAFDAIARQTMADFAKDTLVPSAAHGSAVREAFVIALNDELSVFLQSKNVAATAKALMAAAKDAGISE, from the coding sequence ATGAGACGCATCGTTTTCGGATTCGTTTTCGCGCTCGCGGTTTGCGTCGCGCTTGTGGCGTGCGAGCAAAAACGTGTCGCGGTTGGCGAGAAGGCGCCCGCGCCGCAATCCCCGCCCGCGGACCCGGGTTCCTCCGCATCGCCCGAATCCGCGAAGGAGAACCTGGTCATTTTTTCGTGGTGGACGGCCGGCGGCGAGGCGGACGGTCTCGCGGAACTGATCCGTCTGTTTGAGGCGAAGTACCCGAACACGGCGGTCGAAAACGCGGCGGTCGCCGGCGGCGCGGGCACGAACGCGAAGGCGGTGCTGAAAACGCGCATGCTTGGCGGGGACGCGCCGGGGACGTTTCAGGTGCACGGCGGCTCGGAGTTGATCGACGGTTGGGTGAAGACGGGCTACATGGCTCCGCTCGACGATTTGTTCGAATCGCGCATCCCGCGCGACAAGTTCCCCGCGCAGCTTCTCGATATGGTGACGCACGAGGGTTCCATCTACTCCGTGCCGTCGAACGTGCATCGCGGAAACGTGCTTTGGTTCAACAAAAAGGTCTTCGACGACGCGGGGCTTTCGCCGCCGGGGACGCTCGAGGAGATGATCGGCGTTTCCAAAATCCTGAAAGCCCGGGGCATCACGCCGCTCGCTCTCGGGTCGCGCAACAAATGGGAGACGCTCCACCTGTTCGAGGGCCTGTTGCTGGCCGCCGCAGGCCCGGACGGCTACCGCGATCTGTTCGCGGGAAAGACGCCTTTCGACTCCGCCGCCGTGAAAGAAGCGTTGAAGCGCCTTGCGGCGCTCATGGAATTCGTCAACGCCGATCATTCCGCGTTGACGTGGGATCAGGCGTGCGGCCTGGTGCAGGAAGGCAAGGCCGCGATGACGGTCATGGGCGATTGGGCCAAGGGCTATTTTCTCGCGCAGGGCTGGACGGCGGGCGTGGACTACGGCGCGGTGCCGGCGCCGGGAACCGTGGGGCAATTCATCGTCGTGACCGACACCTTCGGCCTCCCGAAAAAAGCGCCGAATCCGGAGGCGACAAGAAACCTGCTTGAGATCATCGGATCGATCGACGGACAGGTCGCGTTCAACGTCAAAAAAGGTTCCATCCCCGCGCGGACAGACGCGCCGATGGATGCGTTCGACGCGATCGCCCGGCAGACGATGGCCGACTTCGCGAAAGACACGCTTGTGCCGAGCGCGGCCCACGGATCAGCCGTGCGCGAGGCGTTTGTCATTGCATTGAACGACGAGCTTTCCGTGTTCCTGCAAAGCAAAAACGTCGCGGCGACGGCCAAGGCGCTTATGGCCGCGGCGAAGGACGCGGGTATTTCGGAATGA
- a CDS encoding tetratricopeptide repeat protein, protein MTPARDPATVRYAGVFIGLLIVLLYARAIPGDFIYDDLYYVRDNPAIRRLANLPFFFSNPETAVAHPEQARMIYRPLATSAYAAQHAIFNANPSGYHVFSLLVFLNVVGVIHSLVAYLRGGDNRAAALAASLVAIHPMSAEAAAWVSAQATLWCAVWLLSSVLVFQFGMRCVDRRRDGYMFAAALFALIAMLFKETGVVAPFVLMVSAATADPSIDRRGAKPVIALTFVFAAIYFIVRTMLVGRVAQIDAGGNLGEHLLRVLAAPGVYVTRFLFPINARIFFPEAPIDAPHILIGIAFFVGLPFAAWRLRQKHPVASLGLAIAWLTYLPSSNIVPIGMPIAERYFLLPLCGFAIALGDLSRSLLGGRAGNVAVPTLMLIACVLALTTFERARIWSRPEIFWNQAIVDRPDRALGYYNLGLVAAHDGDLPAAETHYRRALEIEPRHAPAMNNLGTTLARQNKFDEAASVLSGALALRPGDVKTLDNLVKVRLQQGRPHDAALVVAGAIERSATPAIANYARSLLGAGVLAESGEAAIREAFARL, encoded by the coding sequence ATGACGCCGGCGCGTGATCCCGCGACCGTCCGCTACGCGGGCGTTTTCATCGGCCTTCTGATCGTGCTGCTTTACGCGCGCGCGATCCCCGGCGATTTCATTTACGACGATCTCTATTACGTTCGCGACAATCCGGCGATCCGGCGCCTCGCGAATCTTCCCTTCTTCTTCTCAAACCCCGAGACGGCTGTCGCGCATCCCGAACAGGCGCGGATGATCTATCGGCCGCTCGCGACAAGCGCGTATGCCGCCCAGCACGCGATTTTCAACGCGAACCCGTCCGGGTATCACGTGTTCTCGCTGCTGGTGTTTCTCAATGTCGTCGGCGTCATCCACAGCCTCGTCGCGTATTTACGCGGCGGCGACAATCGCGCCGCCGCCCTCGCCGCGAGCCTTGTCGCCATCCATCCCATGAGCGCCGAGGCGGCGGCGTGGGTAAGCGCGCAGGCGACGCTTTGGTGCGCGGTCTGGCTGCTCTCGTCGGTGCTGGTCTTTCAATTCGGGATGCGCTGCGTCGACCGCCGCCGGGACGGATACATGTTCGCGGCGGCCTTGTTCGCGCTGATCGCCATGCTGTTCAAGGAGACGGGCGTCGTCGCGCCGTTCGTGCTGATGGTGTCGGCGGCGACCGCCGATCCGTCGATCGACCGTCGAGGTGCGAAGCCCGTTATCGCGTTGACGTTCGTGTTCGCGGCGATCTACTTCATCGTCCGCACGATGCTCGTCGGCCGCGTCGCCCAGATCGACGCCGGGGGGAATCTCGGCGAACACCTGCTGCGGGTGCTGGCGGCGCCGGGCGTGTACGTGACGCGCTTCCTGTTCCCGATAAACGCGCGCATTTTTTTCCCCGAAGCACCGATTGATGCGCCGCACATTCTTATCGGGATCGCGTTCTTCGTCGGGTTGCCGTTTGCGGCCTGGCGTTTGCGGCAAAAACATCCCGTAGCCTCGCTTGGGCTTGCGATCGCGTGGCTGACTTACCTGCCCTCGTCGAACATCGTGCCCATCGGCATGCCGATCGCGGAGCGCTATTTTCTCCTGCCGCTCTGTGGTTTCGCGATCGCGCTCGGCGATCTGTCGCGCTCGCTTCTGGGGGGCCGCGCGGGCAACGTGGCGGTGCCGACCCTCATGCTGATCGCGTGCGTTCTGGCCCTGACGACGTTTGAACGCGCACGGATCTGGAGCCGTCCCGAAATTTTCTGGAATCAGGCGATTGTGGACCGCCCGGACCGGGCGCTGGGGTATTACAACCTCGGCCTCGTCGCCGCGCACGACGGCGATCTTCCCGCGGCCGAGACTCATTATCGGCGGGCGCTCGAAATCGAGCCGCGCCACGCCCCGGCGATGAATAACCTCGGCACGACGCTCGCACGCCAGAATAAATTCGACGAAGCCGCCTCGGTTCTTTCCGGGGCGCTGGCGCTTCGCCCCGGCGATGTAAAGACGCTCGACAATCTTGTGAAGGTCCGTTTGCAACAGGGACGGCCGCACGACGCCGCCTTGGTAGTCGCCGGCGCGATCGAACGATCGGCGACGCCGGCGATCGCAAACTACGCGCGCTCGTTGCTCGGCGCCGGTGTCCTTGCCGAATCGGGCGAGGCGGCGATTCGCGAGGCGTTCGCGAGGCTCTGA
- a CDS encoding isochorismatase family protein — translation MPEYGELENSRASTALLIVDVQEKLFPFIHNHQELERSIVKVVTFCRRLGIPVFVTEQYPKGLGTTIPSVREAIGDAYKPIPKTVFSCFGSREFVDAIDDANVDVLTVVGIETHICVQQTALAGIWSDELEVQILADGVGSRKPLDHQIGIERLRDEGATIATIESFMYEILLEAKTDDHKKVFDLLTDR, via the coding sequence ATGCCCGAATATGGCGAACTTGAAAACTCCCGCGCGTCCACCGCGCTGCTTATCGTCGACGTGCAGGAAAAGCTGTTCCCGTTCATCCACAACCACCAGGAACTCGAACGAAGTATCGTCAAGGTCGTGACGTTCTGCCGCCGCCTCGGCATTCCGGTTTTCGTCACCGAACAGTATCCGAAGGGACTGGGCACGACGATCCCCTCGGTGCGCGAGGCGATCGGCGACGCGTACAAACCGATACCCAAGACGGTATTCTCGTGCTTCGGCAGCCGCGAATTCGTCGACGCAATCGACGACGCGAACGTGGACGTCCTGACCGTCGTCGGCATCGAGACGCATATCTGCGTTCAGCAGACGGCGCTCGCGGGAATCTGGTCCGACGAACTCGAGGTGCAGATCCTTGCCGACGGCGTCGGTTCGCGAAAGCCGCTCGATCATCAGATCGGTATCGAGCGTCTGCGCGACGAGGGCGCCACGATCGCCACGATCGAGAGCTTCATGTACGAGATCCTGCTCGAAGCGAAAACGGACGATCACAAAAAGGTCTTCGACCTGTTAACGGATCGCTAG
- a CDS encoding sugar ABC transporter permease gives MKGAGRDRLVAACVFAPSVAAALVFVYGFIGVSAWISLTGWNTLTPDWSFAGFGQYERLFDHPRFRRDLVNTGAFTALFLAGNLFLGLLLAALLDARLRGHAIFRNIFLFPMSISFVVTGTIWVWIFNPTSGINRLFVAIGFDTARWGWITDPRMALACVALAAVWQMAGFTMAQFLAGMQGISGEIREAARLDGASEWKIFRHILLPQLWPVTIGAIVILGHISLKIFDLIYVMTQGGPARATDVPGIFMYEATFRADQFARGAAIGIVMLVMVAAVIVPYLVYARKMDAR, from the coding sequence GTGAAAGGCGCCGGTCGCGATCGCCTTGTCGCCGCGTGCGTCTTCGCGCCGTCGGTCGCGGCGGCGCTCGTGTTCGTGTATGGCTTCATCGGCGTGTCCGCGTGGATATCCCTGACGGGCTGGAACACGTTGACGCCGGACTGGTCGTTCGCGGGATTCGGGCAATACGAGCGCCTTTTCGATCATCCGCGCTTTCGGCGCGACCTGGTGAATACCGGCGCGTTCACCGCGCTGTTCCTCGCCGGCAACCTGTTTCTTGGACTTTTGCTCGCCGCGCTGCTCGACGCGCGCCTTCGCGGCCACGCCATTTTTCGAAATATCTTCCTGTTTCCGATGTCGATCTCGTTTGTCGTCACGGGGACGATCTGGGTGTGGATCTTCAACCCGACGTCCGGCATCAACCGGCTTTTCGTGGCCATCGGGTTCGACACCGCGCGCTGGGGTTGGATCACCGATCCGCGCATGGCGCTCGCGTGCGTCGCGCTGGCGGCGGTCTGGCAGATGGCGGGCTTCACGATGGCGCAGTTCCTCGCCGGAATGCAGGGGATTTCCGGCGAAATCCGCGAGGCCGCTCGCCTGGACGGCGCAAGCGAGTGGAAAATATTCCGGCATATCCTTTTGCCGCAGCTTTGGCCGGTGACAATCGGCGCGATCGTCATCCTCGGGCATATCAGCCTGAAGATCTTCGATCTCATCTATGTCATGACCCAGGGCGGCCCGGCGCGGGCGACGGATGTGCCGGGCATCTTCATGTATGAGGCGACGTTCCGCGCGGATCAGTTCGCGCGCGGCGCGGCGATCGGCATCGTGATGCTCGTCATGGTCGCGGCGGTCATCGTGCCGTACCTCGTGTACGCGCGAAAAATGGACGCGCGATGA
- a CDS encoding NAD-dependent epimerase/dehydratase family protein, with the protein MPAKRTSPVPATRPRKGAPPRSNDKVNVLITGVTTSIGRHLATHLCRDPKVGVVMGVGQQDRPYWVDDIAPRGNFIYRTCDILKARELKNLFYSRLFVEANINAVVHLAFKTRVYHSEDVHALNVLGTKALLETCIESGHIRKFVFKSSDVVYKLRPNNPIYLDENADLNFGSNADQWVKDRVDADMICRSMMDNKSMRIVILRMSNIIGRKVDGQLNAYFDSKPIVKTMGFNPMINLLHMKDVIQAIQLSLFKKNAHGIFNIAGADTAPISTIAELSGAPVVSLPEPLLPFVNKIQRVLGLTQYYYDVDKERQKYTCLLDMAKAQRVLGYEPTGHIDF; encoded by the coding sequence ATGCCCGCCAAACGCACCAGCCCCGTACCTGCCACGCGACCCCGCAAGGGCGCGCCGCCGCGTTCGAACGACAAGGTCAACGTTCTCATCACGGGCGTGACGACGTCGATCGGCCGACACCTGGCGACGCATCTTTGCCGCGATCCGAAGGTCGGCGTGGTGATGGGCGTGGGACAGCAGGATCGCCCGTATTGGGTGGACGACATCGCGCCGCGCGGCAACTTCATCTACCGCACCTGCGACATCCTGAAAGCCCGCGAGCTGAAAAATCTGTTTTATTCGCGCCTCTTCGTCGAGGCGAACATCAACGCCGTCGTGCACCTGGCGTTCAAGACGCGCGTGTATCACAGCGAGGATGTGCACGCGCTGAACGTGCTCGGGACGAAGGCGCTTCTCGAAACGTGCATCGAGTCGGGCCATATCCGCAAATTCGTTTTCAAAAGCTCGGATGTCGTTTACAAGCTTCGCCCGAACAACCCCATCTACCTGGACGAAAATGCGGACCTGAATTTCGGCTCGAACGCCGATCAGTGGGTGAAGGATCGCGTGGACGCGGACATGATCTGCCGCTCGATGATGGACAACAAGTCGATGCGCATCGTCATCCTGCGGATGTCCAACATCATCGGGCGCAAGGTGGACGGGCAGCTCAACGCGTATTTCGACTCCAAGCCGATTGTGAAGACGATGGGCTTCAATCCGATGATCAACCTTCTGCACATGAAGGACGTCATCCAGGCGATCCAGCTTTCGCTGTTCAAGAAAAACGCCCACGGCATTTTCAATATCGCCGGAGCGGACACCGCGCCGATCTCCACGATCGCCGAGCTTTCCGGCGCGCCCGTCGTCAGCCTTCCGGAGCCGCTGCTGCCGTTCGTCAACAAGATCCAGCGCGTGCTCGGTTTGACGCAGTACTACTACGACGTGGACAAGGAACGGCAGAAATACACGTGCCTTCTGGATATGGCGAAAGCCCAGCGGGTGTTGGGCTATGAGCCCACGGGGCACATCGATTTCTGA
- a CDS encoding carbohydrate ABC transporter permease → MTTRAIGRFAVYATLGAAALFFLMPIYVMLSTGAKTLAEAQASPMWALPAAISADGFRTAFGRLAGGLVNSLLLTIPATLLSSFAGSLNGYVLSKWRFRGSNLLFTLLLFGMFIPYQSILIPLVTFMRAVGLYDSIAGLVLVHVVYGLPIATLIFRNYYATIPNELVEAGRVDGAGIIGIYRHIFLPISLPSFIVVAIWQFTNIWNEFLFAVTLTSSPATQPVTVALQNLSGSMISQWNTQMAGALIASVPTLAVYVLLGRWFAGGVLAGSVKG, encoded by the coding sequence ATGACGACGCGCGCGATCGGCCGATTCGCCGTGTACGCGACGCTTGGCGCGGCGGCGCTTTTCTTCCTGATGCCGATCTACGTGATGCTTTCCACGGGCGCGAAGACGCTGGCCGAGGCGCAGGCCTCGCCCATGTGGGCGCTGCCGGCGGCGATATCGGCGGATGGATTCCGTACGGCGTTCGGACGATTGGCGGGCGGACTCGTGAACAGCCTTTTGCTGACGATCCCCGCGACGCTGCTATCGTCGTTTGCCGGATCGCTCAACGGCTACGTGCTTTCGAAGTGGCGTTTTCGCGGCTCGAACCTGCTGTTCACGCTGCTGCTGTTCGGGATGTTCATCCCCTATCAAAGCATCCTGATTCCGCTTGTGACGTTCATGCGCGCGGTCGGGCTCTACGATTCAATCGCCGGGCTCGTGCTCGTGCATGTGGTCTACGGCCTGCCGATCGCGACGCTGATTTTCCGCAACTACTACGCGACGATCCCGAACGAGTTGGTGGAAGCGGGCCGCGTGGACGGCGCGGGAATCATCGGCATCTACCGCCACATCTTCCTGCCCATCAGCCTGCCGAGTTTCATCGTCGTCGCGATCTGGCAGTTCACGAATATCTGGAACGAGTTTTTATTCGCGGTGACGCTGACATCGAGCCCCGCGACGCAGCCCGTGACCGTGGCGCTGCAGAACCTGTCGGGATCGATGATCAGCCAATGGAACACGCAGATGGCCGGCGCGCTGATCGCGAGCGTGCCGACGCTCGCGGTCTACGTGCTACTGGGGCGCTGGTTCGCGGGCGGCGTCCTGGCGGGGAGTGTTAAGGGATAG
- a CDS encoding uracil-DNA glycosylase family protein → MIRRSPRQQIENAPGNLDALLAEVRACRLCEAELPLGPRPVLRASATARILIVGQAPGTKVHATGIPWNDPSGDRLRAWMDVDRQTFYDVSHIAIVPAGYCYPGRGKSGDLPPRRECSDIWLARILAGMPDIELTILAGTYAHRLYLGNRQKASLTETVRAFREYTPRYVPLPHPSPRNQHWFKTHAWFEAEVVPELRARVRDILRCGHARRSANAG, encoded by the coding sequence ATGATCAGGCGCTCGCCGCGACAACAAATCGAAAACGCCCCCGGGAACCTCGACGCTCTCCTGGCCGAGGTGCGCGCATGCCGGCTCTGCGAGGCGGAGTTGCCGCTCGGGCCGCGGCCGGTCCTGCGTGCGAGCGCCACGGCGCGCATTCTGATCGTCGGCCAGGCACCAGGGACGAAGGTGCACGCCACGGGAATTCCCTGGAACGATCCCAGCGGCGACCGCCTGCGCGCGTGGATGGACGTCGACCGCCAGACATTTTACGACGTGTCGCACATCGCCATCGTGCCCGCTGGCTATTGCTACCCCGGGCGCGGCAAGAGCGGCGATTTGCCTCCGCGCCGCGAGTGCTCGGATATCTGGCTTGCGCGCATTCTCGCGGGCATGCCGGATATCGAGTTGACGATTCTCGCGGGGACGTACGCGCACCGGCTTTATCTTGGCAATCGGCAAAAGGCGAGCCTGACCGAAACGGTGCGCGCGTTTCGGGAATACACGCCGCGATACGTGCCGCTGCCCCACCCGTCGCCGCGCAATCAGCATTGGTTCAAGACGCACGCGTGGTTCGAGGCCGAGGTGGTTCCCGAATTGCGCGCGCGCGTTCGCGATATCCTGCGGTGCGGGCACGCGAGGCGATCCGCGAATGCGGGTTAG
- a CDS encoding DUF2283 domain-containing protein encodes MAMSLRFEYDRDGDILAISRCHPYAQQVSEELGDDIVVRLNPASGAVEGIELLFFSARFQATDRFEIPIDAILTLSAI; translated from the coding sequence ATCGCGATGAGCCTACGCTTTGAATACGACCGTGACGGAGACATTCTCGCGATCTCCCGTTGTCATCCGTACGCCCAACAGGTTTCAGAAGAGTTGGGCGACGACATCGTCGTACGCTTGAATCCCGCATCGGGCGCGGTCGAGGGTATCGAATTGTTGTTTTTTTCAGCCAGGTTCCAGGCGACGGATCGATTCGAAATCCCGATCGACGCCATCTTAACATTGAGCGCAATCTGA
- a CDS encoding M23 family metallopeptidase produces the protein MPRKTPPKTRPARRSTFLLRVFLVVFGAALIYGELRALNWIERRELRSREAEALWVPPPATHVVRGGVLSGEAIGASFERAGIPGVTAGDIIRELRAEGTFDFRRCRPGDPFAARMFDDGSLVRFTYVLDPLRRIVIERGDDGDLFARVDELPTETATVVIEGSITSTFYESILGRGELPRLAGNVVQVFEYDIDFVQDVREGDRWRILLERVTHKDAVVDYGRIFAAEYVGKQAGTVKGYWFDHENKEIAGFYNEKGERLKKFLLRAPLDVLRVTSRFGMRFHPTLKSRRMHTGMDYGAPTGTRVWAVADGVVTHAGRMGGYGNLVAVNHGGLTSRYAHLSKIHVRRGQRVSQRQVIGRVGSTGRSTGPHLHFELLQGGRHINPAKVKVGNPTKIDAKLMPRLREIMAAADARMESTAVLAPDPADNVAAGVTPAASAAEPAS, from the coding sequence ATGCCACGCAAGACACCGCCCAAGACGCGGCCGGCCCGCCGGTCGACGTTCCTTTTGCGTGTCTTTCTGGTCGTTTTCGGCGCCGCGCTGATCTATGGCGAGCTGCGCGCGCTCAACTGGATCGAGCGCCGGGAGTTGCGTTCACGCGAGGCCGAGGCGCTCTGGGTGCCGCCCCCGGCGACGCACGTCGTTCGCGGCGGCGTCCTTTCGGGCGAGGCGATCGGCGCTTCCTTCGAACGCGCGGGCATCCCCGGCGTCACGGCCGGCGACATCATCCGCGAGCTTCGCGCCGAGGGCACCTTCGATTTTCGTCGCTGCCGCCCGGGCGATCCGTTTGCGGCGCGGATGTTCGACGACGGTTCTCTCGTCCGGTTCACGTACGTTCTCGATCCTCTGCGCCGCATCGTCATCGAGCGCGGCGACGATGGCGATCTATTCGCGCGGGTCGACGAGTTGCCGACCGAGACGGCGACCGTGGTCATCGAGGGTTCGATAACGTCGACATTTTACGAATCGATTCTCGGGCGCGGCGAGTTACCCCGGCTCGCGGGCAACGTCGTTCAGGTTTTCGAATACGACATCGACTTCGTGCAGGACGTGCGCGAAGGCGACCGCTGGCGGATCCTTCTCGAACGCGTCACGCACAAGGACGCGGTCGTCGACTACGGCCGGATTTTCGCGGCCGAATACGTCGGCAAACAGGCCGGCACGGTGAAGGGCTATTGGTTCGATCACGAGAATAAGGAAATCGCCGGCTTTTATAACGAGAAGGGCGAGCGCCTGAAAAAATTCCTGTTGCGCGCGCCGCTCGACGTCCTGCGCGTGACGAGCCGTTTCGGAATGCGTTTTCACCCGACACTCAAGAGTCGGCGCATGCACACGGGCATGGACTACGGCGCCCCGACCGGCACGCGCGTCTGGGCCGTCGCCGACGGAGTCGTCACGCACGCGGGGCGCATGGGCGGATACGGCAATCTCGTCGCCGTCAACCACGGCGGGCTGACATCGCGTTACGCCCACCTGTCGAAAATCCACGTTCGCCGCGGGCAACGGGTCAGTCAGCGCCAGGTGATCGGGCGCGTCGGATCGACCGGTCGCTCGACGGGACCGCACCTGCACTTCGAGCTGCTGCAGGGCGGCCGGCACATCAATCCGGCCAAGGTGAAGGTCGGCAATCCGACCAAAATCGACGCCAAGCTCATGCCGCGCCTTCGCGAGATCATGGCCGCCGCCGACGCGCGGATGGAATCGACGGCCGTGCTGGCGCCGGACCCCGCCGATAACGTCGCCGCCGGTGTGACGCCTGCCGCAAGCGCGGCCGAACCCGCCTCCTGA
- a CDS encoding acyltransferase family protein — protein MTRTQRRAAVKLAKQLLSDQEFQHLLGIEADDNGFGYDHFGMEKESVILAFAFASYLHKYYFRVLSKGIENVPLCGRAILTPNHSGVIPIDASMLAVDVLFRMKKPRVLRAMVDNFAGFLPFVNVFFNRVGQVVGARRNFEDLLRHDQLLAVFPEGAKGTGKLFSERYKLLRFNVGFVELSLRYKAPIVPVSIIGPEEQAPMIGNIKPLARMLGFPYFPITPFFPWLGPLGAIPMPVRYHVTYGEPIHLYEEYGPETINNPERIRMLADRVQMIVQDMIVHGLDERQSVFA, from the coding sequence ATGACACGAACGCAGCGCCGAGCCGCCGTCAAACTCGCCAAGCAGCTCCTGTCCGACCAGGAGTTCCAGCACCTCCTTGGCATCGAGGCCGACGACAACGGCTTCGGCTACGACCATTTCGGGATGGAAAAGGAATCCGTCATCCTCGCGTTTGCGTTCGCGAGCTATCTTCACAAGTATTATTTTCGCGTGCTCTCGAAGGGAATCGAAAACGTTCCCCTGTGCGGGCGCGCGATCCTGACCCCGAACCATTCGGGCGTGATTCCGATCGACGCCTCGATGCTGGCGGTCGATGTTCTGTTCCGCATGAAAAAGCCGCGCGTGCTCCGCGCGATGGTCGATAATTTCGCCGGCTTCCTTCCGTTCGTGAACGTATTTTTCAACCGCGTCGGACAGGTCGTCGGCGCGCGGCGCAACTTCGAGGACCTGCTTCGCCACGATCAGCTTCTCGCGGTGTTCCCGGAGGGCGCCAAGGGAACGGGCAAGCTGTTTTCCGAGCGCTACAAGCTCTTGCGGTTCAATGTCGGATTCGTCGAACTTTCGCTTCGCTACAAGGCGCCGATCGTGCCCGTCAGCATCATCGGTCCCGAAGAGCAGGCGCCCATGATCGGCAACATCAAGCCGCTTGCGCGCATGCTGGGCTTCCCGTATTTCCCGATCACGCCGTTTTTCCCCTGGCTCGGACCGCTCGGCGCGATCCCCATGCCGGTCCGCTACCACGTCACGTACGGCGAGCCGATCCATCTCTACGAGGAATACGGCCCGGAAACCATCAACAATCCGGAACGCATCCGGATGCTCGCCGACCGCGTGCAAATGATCGTGCAGGACATGATCGTTCACGGCCTGGACGAGCGGCAATCGGTTTTCGCTTAA
- the infA gene encoding translation initiation factor IF-1 yields the protein MPKEEAIEVQARVTEALPNAMFRVELENGHNALVHLTGKMRKYRIKIIPGDEVTVELSPYDLSRGRIIFRKR from the coding sequence ATGCCAAAGGAAGAAGCCATTGAGGTTCAGGCGCGCGTCACGGAGGCCCTGCCGAACGCGATGTTTCGGGTGGAGCTCGAAAACGGGCACAACGCGCTCGTCCATCTGACGGGCAAGATGCGCAAATACCGAATCAAGATCATTCCGGGCGACGAGGTCACGGTGGAGCTTTCCCCGTATGATCTGTCCCGCGGACGCATCATTTTCCGAAAACGCTGA